A stretch of Branchiostoma lanceolatum isolate klBraLanc5 chromosome 14, klBraLanc5.hap2, whole genome shotgun sequence DNA encodes these proteins:
- the LOC136448844 gene encoding uncharacterized protein — MALTRNVGPAMVVSSLVILLTVTVNGYHLGDTHVDNNIICISPAIKPPLGCMCNVTTSDNIVKTPTCDQSILEEVKNLLEALVVNTEISNSPSECLASSFYLDGRLVSCTDSIGLQLGDENNPAHSCREIHIACRGYVRR; from the exons ATGGCGCTCACGAGGAATGTAGGTCCGGCGATGGTCGTCTCCTCACTGGTGATACTACTAACGGTGACGGTGAATGGGTACCATCTAGGCGATACACACGTGGACAACAA CATCATCTGTATCTCGCCGGCGATCAAGCCTCCGCTGGGCTGCATGTGTAACGTCACCACATCGGACAACATCGTGAAAACGCCGACATGCGACCAGTCCATACTGGAGGAG GTGAAGAATCTTCTTGAAGCCCTTGTGGTGAACACAGAGATCAGCAACTCCCCGTCCGAGTGTTTGGCGTCTTCTTTTTATCTGGACGGTAGACTGG TCAGCTGTACCGATTCCATTGGCCTGCAACTTGGGGACGAGAACAACCCGGCGCACAGCTGTAGAGAAATCCACATCGCCTGTCGTGGGTACGTGAGGAGGTAA
- the LOC136448540 gene encoding uncharacterized protein: MTHGGWTMVGKIGGNVGDIHDNWLVANHNTRDLQYPRVIADDTYASMDARMLAVEHANEILMSNGDSDHGFGSRWVKWQLPEWRTVGSLWDHSAQSSVSAEKLTPVVVTSWDGEKSVCYQNKYGVLPRPENGGAFPGLASDMAGTVDFSDRCVAVGVMKTDDMVEGFDTDILHAPIARDGRRRHSNFVSVWLK; this comes from the exons ATGACTCATGGAGGCTGGACCATGGTGGGCAAAATTGGCGGGAATGTTGGCGATATCCATGACAACTGGCTAGTAGCCAATCACAACACGCGAGACCTGCAGTACCCGCGGGTGATTGCAGACGACACTTACGCCAGCATGGATGCCCGGATGTTGGCAGtagaacatgcaaatgag ATTCTGATGTCGAATGGAGACAGTGACCACGGCTTCGGGAGCCGTTGGGTCAAATGGCAGCTGCCAGAGTGGAGAACTGTGGGGTCCCTATGGGATCACTCTGCACAG TCTTCAGTGTCTGCTGAGAAGTTGACCCCCGTAGTGGTGACGTCATGGGACGGAGAGAAGTCGGTGTGCTATCAGAACAAGTACGGCGTGCTGCCTAGACCGGAGAATGGCGGCGCCTTCCCGGGCCTAGCTTCGGACATGGCAGGGACAGTGGACTTCTCTGACAG GTGTGTGGCAGTAGGTGTGATGAAGACTGATGACATGGTGGAGGGGTTCGACACAGACATCCTGCACGCCCCCATCGCACGGGACGGCAGGAGACGACACTCCAACTTCGTCAGCGTCTGGTTAAAATAA
- the LOC136448467 gene encoding core histone macro-H2A.1-like, with product MSARGGKKRVKAVSRSARAGVIFPVGRIYRYLRRDTHHLRIGMGAPVYLAAVIEYLSAEILELAGNAARDNKKGRITPRHILLAVANDEELHQLLKHVTIASGGVLPKIHPELLTKKRGQKRIFDALQPPIPPPPAKKTKTTPPAKKSPGKKKAAAATPPAGGKGKGKGKGKGKGKSTETTISTADSTEDAASGGEETTAASADSTSPAMATGITILSEKKLFLGQKLTVIQGNIVNLPSDAVIHPTNDSFYLGGEVGSALQKAGGKEFEGEVKKLLEANGSLDTTGAAICPGHNFPAKYVIHCNGPSWNTDKCQENMEKTVKNCLALADEKDLTSVAFPSIGSGRAGWPKQAAAQLILKAISNYFSSQMTSSIKQVYFVLFDMESIGVYTSELAKLDIN from the exons ATGTCTGCCCGTGGTGGGAAGAAGAGGGTGAAGGCAGTGTCTCGGTCGGCGCGGGCCGGAGTTATTTTCCCCGTCGGACGGATCTACCGATACCTTCGGCGAGACACACACCACCTGAGGATCGGTATGGGCGCTCCGGTCTACCTGGCCGCCGTCATCGAATACCTGAGCG CtgagatcctggagctggctGGAAACGCTGCGAGAGACAACAAGAAGGGACGAATCACCCCGCGACACATCTTGCTGGCCGTGGCGAACGATGAAGAGCTGCACCAG CTCTTGAAGCACGTGACCATCGCATCTGGCGGAGTGCTACCGAAGATTCATCCCGAGCTTCTCACCAAGAAGCGCGGCCAGAAGCGCATCTTCGACGCGCTGCAGCCACCAATCCCGCCTCCTCctgccaagaagaccaagacgACACCTCCGGCCAAGAAGTCGCCAGGCAAGAAGAAGGCAGCTGCTGCAACGCCCCCTGCTGGTGGAAAGGGAAAAGGCAAAGGGAAGGGTAAAGGGAAAGGAAAGAGCACAGAG ACCACGATAAGCACGGCTGACAGCACAGAAGACGCGGCGTCTGGCGGTGAGGAGACGACGGCAGCGTCAGCAGACAGCACCAGTCCTGCCATGGCCACCGGCATCACCATCCTGTCGGAGAAGAAACTGTTCCTCGGGCAGAAG CTGACCGTGATCCAAGGTAACATTGTAAACCTGCCATCTGATGCTGTTATACACCCCACCAACGACTCCTTCTACCTCGGGGGAGAAGTCG GATCTGCATTACAAAAGGCAGGAGGAAAGGAGTTTGAGGGGGAGGTGAAGAAACTACTTGAAGCCAATGGTTCACTGGACACCACTGGAG CTGCGATCTGTCCTGGCCACAACTTCCCTGCCAAGTATGTGATCCACTGTAACGGTCCGTCCTGGAACACAGACAAGTGCCAGGAAAACATGGAGAAGACAGTTAAGAACTGTCTGGCCCTGGCCGACGAGAAGGACCTAACTTCTGTAGCATTCCCATCCATCGGAAGTGGTCG TGCTGGCTGGCCCAAGCAGGCAGCGGCCCAGCTGATACTGAAGGCCATCAGTAACTACTTCTCGTCACAGATGACATCGTCCATCAAACAGGTCTACTTCGTCCTATTCGACATGGAAAGCATCGGAGTCTACACCAGCGAACTAGCTAAACTGGACATCAACTAG
- the LOC136448539 gene encoding renalase-like — MATNVHGPSVAIVGGGIAGLVCAARLGQLGITAATVFDTGSHAPGGRCSTRKIDVAGKTFLFDHSAQYFTVSDNRFAKIVSFLHAKGAVKVWNGPVGVLKGGRFERKSNLQAFVGTEGMKSVPECLATLSRVERPVWIGNVVWEPMAKKWKVGKNGYFDYLVIAHNGKCADRLMGNAGAPKIHELLRVRFTPKLIQKVQQMQLCSLWVLLAVFPTSLKLPFEGAFVEDSDVTWVANNTAKLGQRAAGDGSECWTIFSSRQFGAAHKVPQENIPPGKADEVTKRLLAAFAKSAGLDSRALPSPTYTKVQLWGAAVPLNVLDGADCVFQSSQNVGICGDWLVSPCIEGAAVSGLALAESIHRHVRGERRDTGLGCTFKPVHGPAIGSFPTNSKLVFNPGGKTV, encoded by the exons ATGGCGACCAACGTGCACGGACCTTCCGTTGCTATCGTCGGCGGTGGTATAGCGGGCCTGGTGTGTGCAGCTCGCCTGGGACAGCTCGGCATCACCGCCGCCACCGTGTTTGACACGGGAAGCCACGCCCCAGGCGGCCGGTGCTCCACCAGGAAAATCGACGTCGCAGGAAAAACGTTCCTCTTCGACCACTCGGCCCAGTATTTCACCGTCAGCGACAATCGTTTCGCCAAAATCGTCTCATTTCTGCATGCCAAAGGAGCCGTGAAGGTATGGAACGGGCCAGTCGGTGTACTGAAGGGGGGTCGGTTTGAGAGGAAGTCCAACCTGCAAGCGTTTGTGGGTACAGAGGGCATGAAATCCGTCCCAGAGTGCCTTGCTACTTTGTCAAGAGTGGAGAGGCCGGTTTGGATCGGCAACGTGGTCTGGGAACCTATGGCCAAGAAATGGAAAGTTGGCAA GAATGGATACTTTGACTACCTTGTGATTGCACACAATGGGAAGTGTGCAGACCGTCTGATGGGCAATGCTGGGGCTCCGAAGATCCACGAACTTCTCCGAGTGCGCTTCACTCCCAAGCTGATCCAGAAGGTTCAGCAAATGCAGTTGTGCTCTCTGTGGGTGCTACTGGCGGTGTTTCCTACCAGCCTGAAGTTACCGTTCGAAGGAGCGTTCGTGGAAGACTCGGACGTGACATGGGTGGCAAACAATACGGCCAAGCTGGGTCAAAGGGCAGCTGGGGACGGCAGCGAGTGTTGGACTATTTTTAGCTCCCGACAGTTTGGAGCTGCCCACAAG GTGCCACAAGAGAACATCCCGCCAGGCAAAGCTGACGAGGTGACAAAGCGACTCCTAGCAGCCTTTGCAAAATCTGCAGGTCTTGATTCAAGGGCTCTCCCGAGTCCAACCTACACCAAAGTCCAGCTCTGGGGGGCAGCCGTTCCACTGAACGTGTTGGACGGAGCAGACTGCGTGTTCCAGTCATCGCAAAATGTGGGGATCTGTGGAGACTGGCTTGTTAGCCCTTGTATTGAAGGCGCCGCCGTCAGTGGACTGGCCCTTGCGGAGTCTATCCACCGCCATGTTAGGGGGGAGCGGAGAGATACAGGCCTCGGCTGTACATTTAAGCCTGTTCATGGACCTGCCATCGGGTCGTTTCCAACCAACAGTAAACTGGTTTTCAACCCTGGAGGAAAAACTGTTTAA